The proteins below come from a single Chryseobacterium sp. MA9 genomic window:
- a CDS encoding glyoxalase yields the protein MTPKLKSIRPFIGAQNFEISRNFYRDLGFEEVVLESKLSLFMREEVGFYLQDYYTKDWVDNTMIFMEVANTDEFWKELLSLKLTDTYENVKLTPVRTMEWGKECFVHDPSGILWHFGEFF from the coding sequence ATGACACCGAAACTAAAATCCATCAGACCTTTTATCGGAGCACAGAATTTTGAAATCAGCAGAAACTTTTACAGAGATCTCGGATTTGAAGAAGTTGTTCTGGAGTCCAAACTATCGCTGTTTATGCGGGAAGAAGTAGGCTTTTATCTTCAGGACTATTATACAAAAGATTGGGTTGATAATACCATGATCTTTATGGAAGTGGCCAATACAGATGAATTCTGGAAGGAGCTTTTATCTTTAAAGCTTACAGATACTTATGAGAATGTAAAGCTTACTCCTGTAAGAACCATGGAGTGGGGAAAAGAATGCTTTGTGCATGATCCTTCAGGGATTTTGTGGCATTTCGGTGAGTTTTTTTAA
- a CDS encoding phytanoyl-CoA dioxygenase family protein translates to MLQQIRQYKLSYMLYNLFKKNKLKHNIPLYKKYGINKSYFSSISSKDFVNLPVSDRKVDYVKLAETPFFKKLTGENRESALQYDDNGYMILRNFLTPETADQINTEIDKLMEDGTLKFIYGGKLMFAIHHSEIIKNIGSDKELLEFLSVLLDGKSKLFQSINFINGSQQKTHSDSIHMTTYPLGGLLGVWIALEDVDETNGALHYIPKSHKLPYFLNSDYDNEGTALKIGKKSYRAYETFLEDKVKELGLKKEVFKAKKGDLLIWHANILHGGEPHTDKNRTRKSLVYHFFDENSVCYHEVTQRPALFEL, encoded by the coding sequence ATGTTACAACAGATTCGTCAGTACAAACTATCATATATGCTTTATAACTTGTTTAAAAAAAATAAGTTAAAACATAATATTCCACTGTATAAAAAATACGGTATTAATAAGAGCTATTTTTCAAGTATTTCGAGTAAAGATTTTGTTAATCTTCCTGTCAGCGATAGAAAGGTAGATTATGTAAAACTTGCAGAAACTCCTTTTTTTAAGAAACTGACGGGAGAAAATAGAGAAAGTGCTCTTCAGTATGACGATAATGGGTATATGATTCTGAGAAACTTCCTGACTCCGGAAACGGCTGATCAAATCAATACAGAAATTGATAAGCTCATGGAGGATGGTACACTGAAGTTTATTTACGGAGGAAAACTGATGTTTGCCATTCATCATTCAGAGATTATTAAAAACATTGGAAGTGACAAGGAACTGCTGGAATTTTTATCTGTTTTACTGGACGGAAAATCCAAACTCTTTCAAAGTATCAACTTCATCAACGGAAGCCAACAAAAAACACATTCGGACAGTATTCACATGACGACTTATCCTTTGGGAGGATTACTGGGAGTATGGATTGCCCTGGAAGATGTAGATGAAACGAATGGTGCTCTTCATTACATTCCTAAGAGCCATAAATTGCCTTATTTCCTTAATTCTGATTACGATAACGAAGGTACAGCCTTGAAAATCGGTAAGAAAAGTTACAGAGCTTATGAAACATTCCTTGAGGATAAGGTAAAGGAACTGGGATTGAAAAAAGAAGTCTTTAAGGCAAAAAAAGGAGATCTATTAATATGGCATGCGAATATTCTTCACGGTGGTGAGCCTCATACGGATAAAAACAGAACAAGAAAGAGCCTTGTTTATCACTTCTTTGATGAAAATAGCGTTTGTTATCATGAAGTGACCCAAAGACCTGCATTGTTTGAATTGTAA
- a CDS encoding GNAT family N-acetyltransferase — translation MNIVIREARPEDIPQIQIVRNSVKENTLSDPGLVTDKDCEEFLFHRGKGWVCEAEGQIVGFSIADLKENNIWALFVHPDFENQRIGRKLHDIMLNWYFEQTKDDLWLGTSPGTRAENFYRKSGWKETGTHGKGEIKFEITYEHWKNKTV, via the coding sequence ATGAACATAGTAATCCGAGAAGCAAGGCCAGAAGATATTCCACAGATTCAGATCGTAAGAAATTCTGTGAAGGAAAACACATTGTCAGATCCAGGTTTGGTTACAGATAAAGACTGCGAGGAATTTCTTTTTCATAGGGGAAAAGGATGGGTATGTGAGGCAGAAGGTCAGATTGTAGGCTTTTCCATTGCTGACCTGAAAGAAAACAATATCTGGGCTTTGTTTGTACATCCTGACTTTGAAAACCAGAGAATCGGCAGAAAACTTCATGACATCATGCTCAACTGGTACTTTGAACAAACAAAAGACGATCTATGGCTTGGTACTTCACCCGGAACACGGGCTGAGAATTTCTACAGAAAATCAGGATGGAAGGAAACAGGAACCCATGGAAAAGGAGAGATCAAGTTTGAAATAACCTATGAACACTGGAAAAATAAAACAGTATGA
- a CDS encoding M28 family metallopeptidase: MKKILIPLFAMAVVTSCGTAKIPEGDSSHPVSTKHSKAFNNAYKVINAEDLKKNLYVIAADDMEGRDTGSKGQKKAGEYMINYYKNLGISGPKALGSYYQKVPSEFMRKRGGGNLPDSENILAFIEGSEKPEEIVVVSAHYDHVGTKNGVVYNGADDDGSGTVAVMEIAKAFQQAKKAGKGPKRSILFLHVTGEEHGLFGSEYYSENPVFPLANTVVDLNIDMIGRDDPANKGKQYVYVIGSEMLSSQLKVINEAANKRTNNLELNYKYDDLNDPEQLYYRSDHYNFAKHNIPVAFFFDGIHEDYHKPTDDPEKIDYQLLEKRTQLIFTTAWDIANREERIVVDRK; encoded by the coding sequence ATGAAAAAAATACTTATCCCGTTATTTGCCATGGCTGTAGTGACTAGTTGTGGAACGGCAAAAATACCTGAGGGGGATTCTTCACATCCTGTTTCTACAAAACACAGCAAGGCATTCAACAATGCATACAAGGTGATTAACGCTGAGGATTTAAAGAAAAATCTGTATGTCATAGCAGCAGATGATATGGAAGGACGTGATACAGGAAGTAAAGGACAGAAGAAAGCGGGAGAGTATATGATTAATTACTATAAAAATCTTGGTATTTCCGGACCTAAAGCATTAGGCTCCTACTATCAGAAAGTTCCATCTGAATTTATGAGAAAGAGAGGTGGAGGCAACCTTCCTGATTCTGAAAATATTTTAGCTTTTATCGAAGGAAGCGAAAAACCGGAAGAGATTGTTGTGGTTTCTGCACACTATGATCACGTAGGAACAAAAAATGGAGTAGTATACAACGGAGCAGATGATGACGGAAGCGGAACTGTAGCTGTAATGGAAATAGCCAAGGCATTCCAGCAGGCTAAAAAAGCAGGAAAAGGGCCTAAAAGATCGATCCTTTTTCTACATGTTACAGGCGAAGAGCACGGATTGTTTGGTTCAGAATATTATTCCGAAAATCCTGTTTTCCCATTAGCCAATACCGTTGTTGACCTTAATATTGATATGATAGGGCGTGATGATCCTGCCAACAAAGGAAAACAATATGTGTATGTCATAGGTTCTGAAATGTTAAGTTCTCAGCTCAAAGTAATCAATGAAGCTGCCAACAAGAGAACCAATAATCTGGAACTTAATTACAAATACGATGATTTGAATGATCCCGAACAATTATACTACCGTTCAGATCACTATAATTTCGCCAAACATAATATTCCTGTAGCATTCTTCTTTGATGGTATTCATGAAGATTATCATAAACCAACGGATGATCCTGAAAAGATTGATTATCAGCTATTGGAGAAAAGAACCCAGCTTATTTTTACAACAGCCTGGGATATTGCCAACAGGGAAGAAAGAATTGTGGTTGACAGAAAATAA
- a CDS encoding T9SS type A sorting domain-containing protein, which translates to MKKITTFSSIVLCSLANAQLQYCMPSFQYGADSNMISSVTFGNINNSSSVSSGNAQIYEDFTSISTDLQSGNSYPISVKGPSSTFPSDIVVFIDFNQNGNFDDAGESFYIGRLEAANPANAFTINSTIMIPANASSGSTRMRVLKNTNVQAYSDPNAANSISTACDSGLRAGQTEDYTVNIVGNTTNFPAPYCGAENVTSLTVSEISKVEFAGTVRNSAIDGNSDVLENFTATVFTVNRGNNYPITVTGGTQGQNTVSVYAYIDFNHNNQFDADEKFNLGYLDNSNPVTTTESGITSGNITIPAGAQLGEIRFRLVKAYESNSWMGTLENLPCPSGWFIGQAEDYTIDIQPESLSIMEVSKDASASVKIYPNPTADSVTIRMKEGLEKYEIYNMSGQKISEGSSMTVSMDNFIPGTYFIKILTKNHKTVTEKIIKR; encoded by the coding sequence ATGAAAAAAATAACTACTTTTTCTAGCATTGTGCTTTGTTCACTGGCGAATGCTCAATTGCAATATTGCATGCCTTCATTTCAGTATGGAGCAGACAGTAATATGATCAGTAGTGTTACTTTCGGAAACATTAATAATTCATCATCAGTTTCGTCGGGAAATGCACAAATTTACGAAGATTTTACTTCCATATCTACAGATTTGCAGTCTGGAAATTCTTATCCGATATCAGTGAAAGGTCCTTCCAGTACATTTCCGAGTGATATAGTTGTTTTTATAGACTTTAATCAGAATGGTAATTTTGACGATGCAGGAGAAAGCTTTTATATCGGAAGACTTGAAGCAGCCAATCCAGCCAATGCTTTTACAATCAACAGTACAATAATGATTCCTGCAAATGCTTCCAGTGGGAGTACAAGAATGAGGGTACTCAAGAATACAAATGTTCAGGCTTATTCTGATCCTAATGCTGCCAATTCTATCAGCACAGCCTGTGATTCAGGTTTAAGAGCAGGGCAGACTGAAGATTATACCGTCAATATTGTAGGAAATACAACTAATTTCCCAGCTCCTTACTGTGGTGCTGAAAATGTGACCAGCCTTACGGTAAGCGAAATAAGTAAGGTAGAATTTGCAGGAACTGTAAGAAACAGTGCTATTGATGGTAATTCAGATGTTCTTGAAAATTTTACGGCGACTGTTTTTACTGTAAACCGCGGAAATAATTATCCTATAACGGTAACAGGAGGTACTCAAGGACAAAATACCGTATCTGTTTATGCTTACATTGATTTCAACCATAATAATCAGTTTGATGCTGATGAAAAGTTTAATCTGGGTTATCTGGACAATTCCAATCCGGTTACTACGACAGAATCAGGAATTACATCCGGTAATATTACAATTCCGGCAGGAGCACAGCTTGGAGAAATCCGTTTCAGACTGGTGAAAGCCTATGAATCAAATTCATGGATGGGAACTTTGGAGAATCTTCCTTGCCCTTCAGGATGGTTTATCGGGCAGGCGGAAGATTATACGATTGATATTCAGCCGGAAAGTCTTTCAATAATGGAAGTTTCCAAAGATGCTTCAGCCAGTGTTAAAATATATCCGAACCCGACAGCAGATTCGGTAACAATCAGGATGAAAGAAGGGTTGGAGAAATATGAAATTTACAATATGTCCGGTCAGAAAATATCGGAGGGTAGCTCGATGACAGTTTCTATGGACAATTTTATTCCTGGAACATATTTTATTAAAATCCTGACAAAAAATCACAAAACAGTCACAGAAAAAATTATCAAAAGATAG
- a CDS encoding inorganic pyrophosphatase yields MIPNFKAHPWHGISAGEDAPNVVNVFVEIVPSDTIKYEVDKETGYLKVDRPQKFSNIIPALYGFVPRTYCDKEVMRLAVESGATDVTMGDHDPLDICVLSSHNIHAGGLLMEAIPIGGFKMIDGGEADDKIVAVMINDHAFGHFRDISELPEAEVKRLMHYFLTYKNLPDEPAKCRIQEVYGAEHARKVIKASQTDYADKFGG; encoded by the coding sequence ATGATTCCAAATTTTAAAGCACATCCATGGCACGGAATTTCTGCAGGAGAAGATGCGCCAAATGTTGTAAACGTATTTGTGGAAATTGTTCCTTCAGATACTATTAAATATGAAGTAGATAAAGAAACTGGATACTTAAAAGTAGACAGACCACAGAAATTCTCTAACATCATTCCTGCTTTATATGGTTTTGTTCCTAGAACATACTGTGATAAGGAAGTAATGAGACTTGCTGTAGAATCAGGAGCTACTGATGTTACAATGGGAGATCATGACCCTCTTGATATTTGTGTTTTAAGTTCTCACAACATCCATGCAGGAGGTTTATTGATGGAAGCTATTCCAATTGGAGGTTTTAAAATGATCGACGGAGGTGAAGCTGATGACAAAATCGTTGCAGTAATGATTAATGACCACGCTTTCGGACACTTCAGAGATATTTCTGAATTGCCAGAAGCTGAAGTAAAAAGATTAATGCACTACTTCCTTACGTATAAAAACTTACCGGATGAGCCTGCAAAATGCAGAATCCAGGAGGTTTACGGAGCTGAGCACGCAAGAAAAGTGATTAAAGCTTCTCAAACAGACTATGCAGATAAATTCGGAGGATAA
- a CDS encoding aminotransferase class I/II-fold pyridoxal phosphate-dependent enzyme encodes MDKIYGFTHYSFFTEMSELATRHGSFDLSLGLPDFDIDERLKIFLKEAAEKDTYHYEPLAGNSILIESIIRFNAKRTHRIPVTAKETTIVPCATFALYTSLKSIINQYDEVIIIQPSYYTYGPAVVMNGGIPVYYDLGSDFMINWDLFKNCITEKTKAVIVNSPQNPTGKVWKKEDWDQLYELIKDRNIYLISEEIYDTYCYDETEHYSSFIHPELREKTFCIFSFGKMFHTSGWKVSYMLSSEALTAKFQCHQQYISYSANAPAQYAIAKYLDVFDPAINKEIMQNKRDIFNQLIQETPLQVEQQAEGSVFQIVNFRNISATMTDVEFSKWLTIEKKVSCLPLSAFYNSRQNSDYVRFSFAKKDELIIQALEHLKRNL; translated from the coding sequence ATGGATAAAATTTACGGATTTACTCATTATTCCTTTTTTACGGAAATGTCCGAACTGGCAACCAGACACGGAAGCTTTGATCTTTCTCTGGGGCTTCCTGATTTTGATATTGATGAACGACTTAAAATATTTTTAAAAGAAGCTGCCGAAAAAGACACTTATCACTATGAACCTCTTGCCGGCAATTCTATTCTGATCGAAAGTATCATCCGTTTCAATGCAAAACGGACTCACAGAATTCCTGTTACAGCTAAGGAAACTACCATTGTTCCATGTGCAACCTTTGCTTTATATACTTCCCTCAAATCAATTATAAATCAATATGATGAAGTGATTATTATTCAACCGTCATATTACACTTATGGACCTGCTGTTGTCATGAATGGAGGAATTCCTGTTTATTATGATCTTGGCAGTGATTTTATGATCAACTGGGATTTGTTTAAAAACTGTATTACTGAAAAAACTAAAGCCGTCATTGTAAATTCTCCCCAAAATCCAACCGGAAAAGTCTGGAAAAAGGAAGACTGGGATCAGTTATATGAGCTAATTAAGGACCGTAATATCTATTTGATTTCTGAAGAGATATATGATACTTACTGCTATGACGAAACTGAACACTACAGTTCTTTCATACATCCTGAGCTTAGGGAAAAGACGTTTTGTATTTTTTCTTTTGGTAAAATGTTTCATACTTCCGGATGGAAAGTCAGTTATATGCTTTCTTCCGAAGCTTTAACCGCAAAGTTTCAATGCCATCAACAGTATATTTCTTACAGTGCCAATGCTCCGGCGCAATATGCTATTGCAAAGTATCTGGATGTATTTGATCCGGCCATCAATAAAGAAATAATGCAGAATAAAAGAGATATTTTTAATCAGCTGATTCAGGAAACTCCCCTGCAAGTAGAGCAACAGGCGGAAGGAAGTGTTTTCCAGATCGTTAATTTCAGGAATATTTCCGCAACAATGACTGATGTAGAGTTTTCAAAATGGCTTACGATTGAGAAAAAAGTATCTTGCCTTCCACTTTCGGCTTTTTACAATTCAAGACAGAATTCTGATTATGTAAGGTTTAGTTTTGCTAAAAAGGATGAACTGATTATCCAGGCTTTGGAACATTTAAAAAGGAATCTTTGA
- a CDS encoding acetyl-CoA C-acyltransferase, with amino-acid sequence MKEVFILAAKRTPVGGFMGSLSGLTAPQLGAVAIKNTYENIGLAPELIDSVYMGNVLSAGLGQSPARQAAIFAGIPVDKDATTVNKVCASGMKSAMIGAQQVQLGLEHIVMTGGMESMSNVPHYVKLRQGTKLGDTSLTDGVIKDGLWDVYNDFHMGSAAELGVKKYGLTRQQLDEYALLSYHRAQEATKNGKFSNELIQISINGKKGPIIVDKDEDIDKLIPEKISLLKPAFEEDGTLTAANSSNLNDGAAAILLGSSEALQQHNLKPLARIIAYADAAQSPEWFTTSPSIAIQKVLKQTGLSLSDIDYFEINEAYSSVILSNQQILGYDLNNVNVYGGAVALGHPIGASGARIITTLVNVLLQEQGRFGIAAICNGGGGASAVLIENVS; translated from the coding sequence ATGAAAGAAGTATTCATATTAGCTGCAAAGCGAACTCCAGTGGGTGGTTTTATGGGAAGCCTGTCCGGACTTACAGCTCCTCAGCTTGGAGCAGTTGCAATTAAAAACACTTATGAAAATATCGGATTGGCTCCGGAGCTTATAGACAGTGTGTATATGGGAAATGTACTCAGTGCCGGACTGGGCCAGTCTCCTGCAAGACAGGCCGCTATTTTTGCAGGAATTCCCGTAGATAAAGATGCAACAACAGTAAACAAAGTCTGTGCTTCCGGAATGAAGTCGGCAATGATTGGTGCTCAGCAGGTTCAGCTTGGTCTGGAACATATTGTGATGACCGGTGGCATGGAAAGTATGAGCAATGTTCCTCATTACGTTAAACTTCGTCAGGGAACAAAATTAGGAGATACCAGTCTTACAGATGGCGTGATCAAAGATGGTCTGTGGGATGTATACAATGATTTCCATATGGGAAGTGCAGCTGAATTGGGTGTGAAAAAATATGGATTAACACGGCAGCAGCTTGATGAATACGCTTTGCTTTCCTATCATCGGGCTCAGGAAGCAACGAAAAACGGTAAGTTCAGCAATGAATTGATCCAGATATCAATTAACGGAAAGAAAGGGCCTATAATCGTAGATAAAGACGAAGATATCGACAAACTTATTCCGGAGAAGATTTCTCTTTTGAAGCCGGCATTTGAAGAAGATGGTACACTTACAGCCGCTAATTCCAGTAATTTGAATGACGGAGCTGCAGCAATATTATTAGGATCTTCAGAGGCTCTACAACAGCATAATCTTAAGCCCTTAGCCAGAATCATTGCATATGCAGATGCGGCTCAGTCCCCGGAATGGTTTACCACTTCTCCGTCTATTGCCATTCAAAAGGTGCTGAAACAAACAGGTCTCAGTTTATCCGATATTGATTATTTCGAGATTAATGAAGCGTATTCCTCAGTGATTTTATCCAATCAGCAGATTTTGGGTTATGACCTTAATAATGTAAATGTTTACGGTGGAGCGGTTGCTCTTGGACATCCGATTGGTGCTTCAGGAGCCCGGATTATAACAACTTTAGTCAATGTGCTTCTTCAGGAACAAGGAAGATTTGGAATAGCTGCTATCTGCAATGGAGGAGGTGGAGCATCTGCTGTTCTTATCGAAAATGTAAGTTAA
- a CDS encoding sodium-translocating pyrophosphatase yields MDLFVLVPIFGVVALLYTFLQSNWVNKQNAGNEKMKIISGHIADGAMAFLKAEYKILMYFVVIVAILLAVMGSSNANSHWSIGIAFAVGAVFSASAGFIGMKIATKANVRTAEAARTSLSKALKVSFTGGSVMGMGVAGLAVLGLGSLFLIIKQIFAPDATVDSLEMEKTIEILTGFSLGAESIALFARVGGGIYTKAADVGADLVGKVEAGIPEDDPRNPATIADNVGDNVGDVAGMGADLFGSYVATVLATMVLGRETVSDDAFGGFAPILLPMLIAGTGIIFSMIGTLFVKINDNEGSSTSSVQNALNLGNWGSIVITAISSYFLVTYILPEKMVLRGHEFTKMGVFGAIMVGLVVGTLMSIITEYYTAMGKRPVSSIVRQSSTGHATNIIGGLSVGMESTLLPIIVLAGGIYGSYLCAGLYGVAIAAAGMMATTAMQLAIDAFGPIADNAGGIAEMSELPKEVRERTDILDAVGNTTAATGKGFAIASAALTALALFAAFVGIAGIDGIDIYRADVLAGLFVGGMIPFIFSSLAITAVGQAAMAMVEEVRRQFREIPGILEGKAQPEYEKCVAISTDASIRKMMLPGAIAIISPLLIGFIFGPEVLGGFLAGATVCGVLMGMFQNNAGGAWDNAKKSFEKGVDINGQTYYKGSEPHKASVTGDTVGDPFKDTSGPSMNILIKLMSIVSLVIAPTLAVLHKDKIEANRKAKIESLTGVSAATAAGHTDLTTVPVSPGVVQGHLNESGDFVYETGNIQKIKLDGGKTIAIGDGSQLYQLYNVVKQKDKSALDPNKWYTIENLYFETGSSDLKAGYELQLNTLAEILNAYPDLKIKLGGYTDNSGNEESNLQLSNLRAQTAKLKLLELGVSADRVEAEGYGSQHPVCEANDTDECKAKNRRIDVRVLAL; encoded by the coding sequence ATGGATCTATTTGTGTTAGTGCCAATTTTTGGTGTCGTAGCGTTACTTTATACATTTCTTCAGAGCAACTGGGTAAATAAACAGAATGCCGGAAATGAAAAAATGAAAATAATCAGCGGCCATATTGCAGACGGTGCAATGGCTTTTCTAAAGGCTGAATATAAAATCTTAATGTATTTCGTGGTGATAGTCGCCATTTTACTTGCCGTAATGGGATCAAGCAATGCTAACTCACATTGGAGTATTGGAATTGCTTTTGCTGTAGGGGCTGTATTTTCCGCATCAGCAGGCTTTATCGGAATGAAAATAGCCACCAAAGCCAATGTCAGGACAGCAGAAGCAGCAAGAACTTCGCTATCGAAAGCTCTTAAAGTATCGTTTACAGGAGGTTCTGTTATGGGAATGGGGGTTGCCGGACTTGCTGTTTTAGGATTAGGATCACTATTCCTGATTATTAAGCAGATTTTTGCACCTGATGCCACAGTAGATTCTCTTGAAATGGAAAAGACCATTGAAATTCTTACCGGATTTTCTTTAGGTGCAGAATCCATAGCACTTTTTGCAAGAGTAGGAGGTGGTATTTATACAAAAGCGGCAGATGTAGGTGCTGACCTTGTAGGAAAAGTAGAAGCCGGAATTCCCGAAGATGATCCCCGAAATCCTGCAACTATTGCAGATAACGTAGGAGATAACGTAGGAGATGTAGCGGGAATGGGTGCCGACCTTTTCGGATCTTATGTCGCAACGGTTCTGGCAACTATGGTATTAGGTAGAGAAACTGTTTCCGATGATGCCTTCGGAGGTTTTGCTCCAATCCTTCTGCCGATGCTGATTGCAGGAACAGGAATTATATTTTCAATGATCGGAACTTTGTTTGTGAAGATTAATGATAATGAAGGCTCATCCACTTCCAGTGTACAGAATGCTTTAAATCTTGGAAACTGGGGAAGTATTGTTATTACAGCCATTTCATCTTACTTCTTGGTAACTTATATCCTTCCTGAAAAAATGGTTCTAAGAGGCCATGAGTTTACTAAAATGGGAGTATTTGGTGCTATAATGGTAGGATTGGTTGTAGGGACTTTAATGAGTATTATTACAGAATACTATACAGCAATGGGTAAAAGACCCGTTTCCAGCATTGTAAGACAGTCTTCTACGGGACATGCAACAAATATTATCGGGGGGCTTTCCGTTGGTATGGAATCTACTTTACTTCCGATTATCGTATTGGCAGGGGGGATCTATGGATCTTATCTGTGTGCCGGACTTTATGGAGTTGCTATTGCAGCGGCAGGAATGATGGCTACTACTGCTATGCAGCTGGCGATTGATGCTTTTGGGCCTATTGCTGATAATGCAGGCGGTATTGCAGAAATGAGTGAACTTCCCAAAGAAGTACGTGAAAGAACAGATATCCTGGATGCTGTAGGAAATACAACGGCAGCTACCGGAAAAGGATTTGCAATTGCTTCAGCAGCGTTGACAGCATTAGCATTATTTGCCGCTTTTGTAGGAATTGCTGGAATTGACGGAATTGATATTTACAGAGCGGATGTTTTGGCCGGTCTATTTGTTGGTGGAATGATACCGTTTATCTTTTCATCATTGGCAATCACTGCGGTTGGACAAGCTGCAATGGCCATGGTAGAAGAAGTAAGAAGACAGTTTCGTGAAATTCCTGGGATTTTAGAAGGAAAGGCACAACCTGAATATGAAAAATGTGTTGCCATCTCTACAGATGCATCTATCAGAAAAATGATGCTGCCTGGTGCTATAGCGATCATTTCTCCACTCTTAATCGGATTTATTTTCGGTCCTGAAGTGTTGGGAGGATTTTTGGCTGGTGCTACGGTATGTGGTGTTTTGATGGGAATGTTCCAGAATAATGCAGGAGGAGCCTGGGATAATGCTAAAAAATCATTTGAAAAAGGGGTGGATATTAATGGGCAGACCTATTACAAAGGTTCAGAACCACATAAAGCATCTGTAACAGGAGATACAGTAGGAGATCCTTTTAAAGATACTTCCGGACCGTCCATGAATATCCTGATCAAATTAATGTCCATCGTTTCTTTGGTAATTGCACCTACTTTAGCAGTATTGCATAAAGATAAAATCGAAGCCAATAGAAAGGCAAAGATTGAAAGCCTTACCGGAGTATCTGCGGCTACAGCAGCTGGCCATACAGATCTTACAACAGTTCCGGTTTCCCCTGGTGTAGTTCAGGGGCATCTTAATGAAAGCGGTGACTTTGTGTATGAAACAGGAAATATTCAGAAAATTAAACTGGATGGTGGAAAAACAATTGCTATAGGAGATGGAAGTCAGCTTTACCAGCTTTATAATGTGGTGAAACAAAAAGATAAATCTGCCTTAGACCCTAATAAATGGTACACGATTGAAAATCTTTATTTTGAAACAGGTTCCAGTGATCTGAAAGCAGGTTATGAGCTACAGTTGAATACTTTAGCCGAAATCTTAAATGCATATCCTGACCTGAAAATAAAATTAGGTGGATATACAGATAACAGCGGTAATGAAGAAAGCAATCTTCAGCTGTCTAATTTAAGAGCACAAACAGCAAAACTTAAATTACTGGAGCTGGGTGTTTCTGCAGACAGAGTGGAAGCTGAAGGATATGGTTCACAGCATCCAGTATGTGAAGCCAATGACACTGATGAGTGTAAAGCAAAAAACAGAAGAATTGATGTAAGAGTTCTGGCTCTTTAA
- a CDS encoding endonuclease V: MIYAFDTYYYEDYANTVCIAFENWTSEKEVEVFIEQTAVSSEYESGAFYKRELPCILSLLTKITLKPEDIIIVDGYVTLDNDGKIGLGGHLYEALEEKCPIIGIAKNEFTTPDSQRRSVFRGESKTPLFVTAKGMDVDEVQLKVEQMHGIYRMPTLLKKLDQLSRT, translated from the coding sequence ATGATTTACGCATTTGATACTTATTATTATGAGGATTATGCCAATACCGTGTGTATTGCATTTGAGAACTGGACGTCTGAAAAAGAAGTGGAAGTTTTTATAGAGCAGACTGCTGTGAGTTCAGAATATGAAAGCGGGGCATTTTACAAAAGAGAATTACCCTGTATTTTAAGTTTGCTAACGAAAATTACACTAAAACCGGAAGATATTATCATTGTTGACGGATATGTTACTCTTGACAATGACGGAAAAATAGGCTTAGGCGGACACCTCTACGAAGCATTGGAAGAAAAGTGTCCTATTATTGGAATCGCAAAAAATGAATTTACAACTCCGGATTCCCAAAGGAGAAGTGTATTTCGGGGAGAAAGTAAAACACCACTTTTTGTGACCGCCAAAGGAATGGATGTAGATGAAGTTCAGTTGAAAGTAGAACAAATGCATGGTATTTACAGAATGCCAACGCTGCTTAAAAAATTGGATCAGCTAAGTAGAACATAA